GTTCTCTATTCTGaaacgtcatcatcatcatcatcatcatcatcatgattatCATCATCACATGTATTATCATATTCATATCAAAAGGGTTGACGTATTTTTGTGTCAATCAAGCTCTAAATGGTTTATAGTTAGGAGGACATTTTGCAGGAATTGGCCTTAAAACTAAATAACATTTACCACAAGATGCTGCATTTTGAAATTGTGTCTTTACCTCATCTGTCGAGTCCACGTAGTGTTATAATTTTCTGAACTTGAAAAGCAGAAGTACTGTGTGGCGCAAACAGTTTGGGGTTTGTTTCGTTATTGTTCCCAAGTGCAAACTCTCACCCCTGCATGCGAGGGCAATGCAAATGTCCCTGGTAGTAAACACACAATGAACCTTCTGTTGGTCTACTGAAATCATCAGTAGGCCAACTGGAGACAGTTTGCTGCTCAACGTGTGATCGTGGCATCATGAAAGCTGAAAAACGTCTTTGGGCTTAAAGCTCTACTGACTCACTCTGTTCTGTATTAGGTGGACATCAGTTGTCCTGACAACTACCGTAAACCTGTCATAGCTTTACTTTTTCCGGCCTGTATAAGGACGCACGTACGCCTTACTGTAGTTCAGTACAAAATCCACTCCCTTCTCGCTGTCAAACTGGATGTCCCGGGGCAAATCCTTGTGTCTGTTAGCATCTATGCTCATAGGAAAGCCCGGCTGCCACTCCTTCCATCTGTAGAGGAGAGCAGAGTAGTGGGCGAGCAGCCTCGGCCTGCTgcaacacacagccacacacctgCACCCGCAGGGTCAACTTGCCTGTAGGTTTTCCTCCTCGCTTCCAGCTCTTTTTGTCTGTGCCGCTTGACCAGGCTGGTCTTATCATCCTGAGGCAGGAATGCTGCAACAGACGCAACGCAACAGAGTGAAGGGACAGAGCTTTTACTGCATAACATCACTGATCACAGAGAGGAGGCCGGCGCTCCGTTCGGCAAACATCACCAAATGAACCCATGTGTACCTCTTCCGTCCCGCAGCACCACTTCGTTGTCACCCACCAGCCAGAGGAAGCAGGGGAACTCGATGTAGTCTCCAGAAGGGGTCTTGACTGTAATGTACTTGCAGTACCAGTCGTCATGCACCCAGTACTTCTTCTTTTCAATCTTCACCAACAAAATGTCCCCCAAGTTCTCCTCAACCCTCACGGCATAAGAGTCCACCTGTAATTTAGTCAGCGGCGGAATAAATAAGCTTTAAAAAATATTGTGAAGTACACGAAATTAGGTgtgtattgttgtttttgtgtttttttgagaaaaagtgctaaaaaacatttaacatgtcACCACCGGAAAACATCAATGTCAATGTCTTTTTGTAAGAAACGTATATTTCCCATtcatatcattttaaaattccCACAAGCAGAGAAAGTtggaggaataaaacaaatgagacTCAAATGTGGGTTTTATTCCAAAAACTGTGTGAAGAATGTTAAGTTGATGCTACAATTTAATTCTGTTCATCTGCGCTTTACCAAGCCCCACCTCTTTAGTTAGTAAGTAGACGTTATTTATTAGctctattttatgtttttataatGAAACACTATTCATAAAATTAGATCTAATAAACGTATATCTTATATTTCACCTTTTTGTGTAACAGTTTACTTAATCGAGAATATATTTTAGCGGCATTAATGAAAAACCTcaactttttttactcaaacacaGAACAGTGTCTAGtataatgcaaataaagttttgATTATGATAATAAATCATTTCCATTAAAATCTGCTTCACGTTCAGAACAGCAAATACTTGCTTGTATATTTCCCTCCAAAGTAAAAgcggtttcttttctttttcaaactgtTACATCTCTGTCCCAACGTCTTCCTCTTTCATGTCAGAATAGGAAGCAATCGCTCACGCAGCGTTTGTGTGTAGTTATTGATGCTCGCCACTCAtcagaattaaaaaacaaacgtgCCAGCTACGCAGTTCTCCCCGCAGCTCTACAGCAATGTGAAGTCACTTACCGCCCCCCTCTCAAAGTCATTGTACAAAGCTTTGTCCAGCAGCGTCTTCTCGCTGCATCCCTCCGTGCCCACCAGAGTGATGTAGATATAATCATCTGTCCCCGCAAACCACTGGCTCCCCGTGGAAACAGTCACCGTGTACGAAGGCATGTCGGTCCCTCGGTCCAAAGGCCCTCTAAATATGAAGAAACCTGCAGAAAAgctacacacacccacaaaagGGTTGCCTCGAGATTTTAGGTAAGGCAAGTTTCCCCTTTTCAAAGCTTTAATTCATTTACTGATGTACACTTCTCATTCCTCTTACAAAGAAAACGGCAGAAGAGGGAGGTGCAGGACACGTACCTCCCACCCTCATGCTATTGATGAGGTCAGAATACAATGCGACTGTACTTCCTTGATGTGTTATCAGTGGGGAGCAGGTGTCTTTTTACAGAACGTTGTGTACGATTTTCATAGGCTTTGTCTGCAGACAACAGCAGAGGTTTtcataaaaatagaataaagaaGAATCTCAAGGTTCCAAATTCGAGCAGTTTTACGGTACTAGTGATGTGAAGATAAAAGCAACACCCGAATATacacatcttttacatttcacatttacCAGTCAAATCAGTATCAGTGACACTGGACAACAACAGGTAGTGTTTTTCAGGTTCAgtgaaataaatgcaaatgcatcTGTAGTTCACCTGAAACTGTAATATTTACATGAACATTAACAGTGGGTCTGTGTATGTGAAACTGTGAGATGGAATTATTTATTTCCTGATTCACAGGTTTGATTCAAGAAACTCAATGAAAGGATATACAAACATCTGTCAGATATTGttccttgaaaaaaaatgatatagtATTGGATAAGTTCCTTTAATTGTTCAAGCtcacaaataaattaaaaaaaacatgggtaCTCAAGAGAAGTTGACGTGTTCATGTAATTCAGACACTACTTATAAAAAGCAAGCAAAAAAGCAAACGCTGAAGAAAATGTACAATTCGAGAATAGAAACGtgacaaatgaatacattttcatgTTAAATCAGTCTCGAAATGATACGATTTCTTTCAGTCACAGTACTACAGtgttcacatatatatatatatatatatacatatatatatatatatatatacatatatatatacatatatatacatatatatatatatatatatatataatttgttaTTGTATAATCATCTGGTacagagagcagcagaacaGAGCTGATCTGTTCTTGAAGGATGGATAGACTTTGTGGACGTAAAGAAAGtaacaaacagcaacaacagggaAAGATCATGTATCCAAAACCAAAGGTTGGATGAAAGCACAGCAGTGCTGCAGATGAATGAGCGCATCGCACAATGCAGAAATGTGGCTGAGTCCTACATTTGGTTTTCTGAATGGTAAGTTAGAGTTTGATACGGTGCCTCATGCATTGTTGTTACATACAGTTGGCAATTAAGACTTACATAGAGGTGTCTAATGTTACGTGCACTTTCCAAGGTGATTTGGGGCAATTAAATGTTGGAAGTTTTTAAAATTATTAATTAGTTTTCTTCACTTCTGTTAAACCACACCTTCACTCCTTTGTGAAATATGTTGTAATTTTACCTCCTTGGGCCTCCGGCAGCTATTGAAGTGAAACAATGTGAGAAACAAAAGACAGTACATAGAAGCAATCTGTAAacacaaattttaaaaaacggtCAAAAAAATCCCTTCTATTAATATACATCTAAAAGCAGAAACATTAACTGAAACCATGCGAAGAAACCCCAGTAAAACATAGGAATCACTGTGGTGAAGTAGGACACCGTTGAATGAATGAAGGACGATGCTGAAGAGGTTCCCGTAAACATGCAGATCAGCAGTGCACTTGAGATCTAAACGGTTTTTATTCAGTCATAAGCGTTGAGTATTTCCGGGGCAATAACTCCTAAAAGCCACCGGGAAGCTCTTGTGAATAGCTTCAGCAGGGCCGGGTTAAAAACACTGCATATATTATACTCACTATGTGGTGACCTGCTTTGTAGATGTGTATGAATATTGTGTTCAGCTCTGACGGTAAATAATACAACTCATATTCAATGCTGCCACCCAGTGGCAACAGGtaacttaataaataaatgaagaaaaggcTCCAACGACGAAGTGCAAATTTTTCCATTAACGTCCCTCCAGACATGTCAGAGCAACATCCACATCATGGTAAAAACTCAAAATACCTCTCAGACCACAGCGGCGAAACAAACCAATACCATTACAGCTACAGGCTGAAAGTGCCCAGTAACAAAAAAGGAACAGGAACTGCTCCAATTAAAGGGTTGCCAATAAAATGCTAAATTATCTGAAATCATGAGCCCCCTCGGTCAATACCGGTGATTGTATTAAATTCAGATTTATCTGGAGaacaaagggaaagaaaaaacacaaaacttctTCTCATTAAAGACATTTCACCAAAAACCTGCAGCCTAAATTTAAAGACACGCGAAgctctgaggacacacaacatTATACAGCATCCCATTATTTAACACTCCAGTCACCTTTCAACAAAAACTATGTATTTAATCACCACGTCCGTAAAAAGAAGAACACATGATGATGAGTTTCACTTCAGAGTTCCCTTCTTTGTAGAGAAAAGACGCCACAAATTTGATAATTTTAAGCTGCAGTCTATCTTACAACCCCTGTGATCATGCGGACACTTGTGCGAATGAGGGGGGCTTCTACACAATCAGAGGGTTGGTCTGGTGTTGCACACCACAGTGTTAATGACCATTGATTGGCCCCAAGCCGTTCAAGCTGACCTGCTGCATTCACACCCTGGTGTAGTTGCCACGTGTCGTGTGTTTAACAAACTGCTCGTAAGAGGTTGGCGACACACAAAAGCAAGAAGTAATGAGATGACACCGACACGgcgtcctttttttctccttttccagcGTTAACTGGAGCTCCCTGCCGCCTTCAGGGAACTCAAGGAAAAGGCAATTTCCGCACGGAGTTTAAGACGTAGCGAGTGAGCCTCCGATCGCCCCCCGCGATGGAAGCATCGAGGGCCGATCTACTTACTGACTCGGAaggtgtttgaaaaaaaaaaaaagctactaGTTTAGGTGGAGGGTCTGCTTCATGAACTCGTAGGTGGTGAAGGCGACGGCCTGGGAGGGGACACAGCGGATGAAGTTGAGAGAAAGTCCTCGGTACAATCCCTTCTTCACCCCGAACTTGCCATAAACGTACGTCAGGGTCTTGCTCATTGATCTGTTCGTGCAGGACAAAAAAGTTAAACACTTTTTAGAATTCTTGATTGAGCTGATAGTTAAGTATTAAATgtagcatttttcttttaacaattGAAATTACAGCTATGTTAATACAAACAAACCATTAAGACAAATATTAGCCCATAATACAATATCTTAAGTGATGCCAAGATTTAGAAGAGCAAAGGCTCCTGACGGGTGCAGTGTGCAGATTATGGAGAGGGGCAACATCGGTGATACTTACACACATTTATCAGAGTCAGGAAGCACAGATCCTAACTGCATTCTTCTCCGAGCCACGTCCAACGGGTACCTGGGGAGAAAAGGCacaacagtacacacacacacacacacacacacacacagcattagtAATCAGTGTGATCAATAGCAAACTCAAGCCGCTGTGTCACCATGAACACTTACGATATCGTCTGAGCAATGGCACCGGCAACCCCTCCGCAGAGCAGGTTAACGTGTGTTTTCAGAACCATGACGTCCGGGTTGTCTGATGAGGGTCGCCCCACCACCTCCGGGAAATGTTTCAAGCCGAGGCTCTTCAGGGTACCAAAGGTGAAGAATGAGAAACCTgtgggacagagaggggggacGGCACATAAAGAGTCAAGCCAATGGAGGACATCTTATGTAGTTCTGCTCAACAAGAACTGTTACCAAAGGCTGGTATCACTCTTTGCAATATAATCTCAAGAATCACCTGCATAAGGGGCCATTCCGATAAGGGTTGGTACAAGACCCCTATAGAAGCCTGAGATGCCCCCTTCCTACACAAAGAAAACAGGTCCAAGTGCATCAGGTATATGCAGTATACACTTTTAACAATGTCAACCAAATATTTCTATGCATTTCATTTAGGCCAATGATGTTTGTGAAGACTGTGTTGCTTGTTGGAGAACCCAGCATTAAATTACCTTAAGATAGATGGTATGGAAGGCATTGGCAATGCCAGTGTAGCCATGCTCTCCTGTCACCTGGAAGGCCAGTCTAACTCGGATCACATCCAGAGGGTAGGTGCATATAACTGCAGTCAtccctaaaaaacaacaacaggattTTTGATGGTTATGGTCGTGTCTCAACAGGATATACTGAGTTTAAGCACCAACACATTGAAGGTGTATTTCATTTTATGTGACAGATGTTCTAATCTCTTTATACTGATATAAGCCAAGTGTGAGCcttcaatatatattttttaaagctgtATTAAGGCACAATTACAAGGCGTGGCGCTCGCTTGCACGGTGGTGATGGAGTATTCAAAACATTTGGAGAAAAGTTTGTAGTGACGTCACGAATGTAACTCTTTAATTCAAGAAGGGAGAATAATGCCAATATTGAATAATAATAGGATAAGAAAAAGTTGAAGGCACAATTGTAATACTAGTGCAGCACATTATATACAACTGGCAGCGAGTGAATAGGTCGGTCCTCTCGCCaacaacggtaatttacctgcCATAGATCCCGCCATTAGGCGGTGGATGTGTCCAGAGATCCCAACCCGTTTACTTAGAAgctgtaataaaaataaagcacaTTTCCCTGttgcaaaatgtaaatgtagcaAAAAACCGCATACAGGAACAGCATGGAAGCATTTCCCTTGAACGACTGCCGCCATCGGTTTTACGACCACATAGTATTATAACGTTGCCGTTTAAAAGTGTTGGTCCAAACTATTGTACTGCACCTTTTTATATTTGTCAAAGGCCATGAACTGGATGGCTCCGTATGGAAATATCCGGACCATCATTGCTCCATTCCCCTTGTACAAGCCAAGGAAGCCTTCTTTCTTTGGCACAGCCTTCAGAGTGGAAAACACACCTGCAAAAGAAGACGGGACGTTTCACTCGTGTGGCCCAGATGTGTGAAAAGAAACACTTATTGGTCTTCTATATTTGGCTGCTGATGTTTCTACCCAGATGTTTGTAATGGGGGTTATGGGCTTGAAGAAGAATCTTGATTCTGTCAAGAGGAGCAATAGTCGTCTTGGCACAGCATCCTGCAACACCtaatcaaaaacagaaaaacaagatcAACCCATTTGCTATCAAATGATTTTGTTCAAATGTAGTTATCATTAAGTGCCACTTTGCATGTCACTGCAGCACAACGGCTGGTGGACCTTTAGAAGCCAACCCGTCACATACTCTTGTGCAACAtgcgtttcaaaataaaagaggtaGAACCAGCAACAACGACACAGACACTTACTTAATTGCCTTTTGCATGAATTCTGCAGATTACTCCATTTGTTTTAAGCGTTTATAACACGTATGCTGTGCTGTTGAGCTGAAGTTACCACAGCGTGCATCCAGGGTACAGAGATAACCGT
This portion of the Gasterosteus aculeatus chromosome 6, fGasAcu3.hap1.1, whole genome shotgun sequence genome encodes:
- the slc25a16 gene encoding solute carrier family 25 member 16, which encodes MTSEAVVSTPAALRGSKPADRDYYFLRSFVAGGVAGCCAKTTIAPLDRIKILLQAHNPHYKHLGVFSTLKAVPKKEGFLGLYKGNGAMMVRIFPYGAIQFMAFDKYKKLLSKRVGISGHIHRLMAGSMAGMTAVICTYPLDVIRVRLAFQVTGEHGYTGIANAFHTIYLKEGGISGFYRGLVPTLIGMAPYAGFSFFTFGTLKSLGLKHFPEVVGRPSSDNPDVMVLKTHVNLLCGGVAGAIAQTISYPLDVARRRMQLGSVLPDSDKCVSMSKTLTYVYGKFGVKKGLYRGLSLNFIRCVPSQAVAFTTYEFMKQTLHLN